One Ilumatobacter coccineus YM16-304 genomic window, GACCGAGACTCTGGTCAACGTGGCGTACTACCGGCGCCACGGGTTCGACGTGGTCGCCGAGTTCGATGTTCCGGCGGGCGGCCATCCGCACCGATTCTCGTCGTGGGGCAACGACCCGGCCACCGAAGTGGGGCCGCACATGTGGTCGATGCTCCGCCCGGCGCGCTGACCCGCTGGCGCGGCGCCCAGTCAGGCGCTCATGCGCTCAGGCGCGAGCGGCCTCGGCGCGTGCGCGCAGGTCGGTCACCGCGTGTTCGAGACCCTCGGGGTCGCGGAACAGGGCGCTGCCGGCGATCAGCACGTTCGCCCCGGCCGACGCCGCTCCGGCGATCGTGTCGGGGCCGATGCCGCCGTCGACTTCGATGTGGACGTCGTCGGCGCGACCTGCCGCTTCGAGCATGCGCTGCACCTCGGCGATCTTCGGTTCCATCGTCGGGATGTACGCCTGCCCACCGAAGCCCGGGTTGACGGTCATCACCAGCACCATGTCGATGAGATCGAGCACGTGCTCGATGGCCGACGCCGGTGTGGCCGGGTTGAGCGCCACGGCGCCCGTCGCCCCGAGCTCGTTGATGTTGCCGAGCGTGCGATGCAGGTGGGTGCACGCTTCGGCGTGGACGATCAGTCGTGAGCAGCCGGCATCGATGTAGTTCTTGGCCATCACGTCGGGCGTGTACACCATGAGGTGCGCCTCGAACGGCAGCGTGCTGTGCGACCGAGCGGAGGCGATCACGTCGGGTCCGAACGTGAGGTTCGGAACGAACTGCCCGTCCATCACGTCCCACTGGATCAGGTCGACACCGGCCGCTTCGAGCGCGGCGACCTCCTCGCCCAGCTTGGAGAAGTCGGCGGGCAGGACGGACGGGGCGATCAGTGTCGGTCGGGTCACGTGCCCGAAACTATCCGCGCGGGGACGAGCGCCGCGAACGGCGACCCGTCAGGTGTCGAGGAGGTCGAAGTGCTCGCCGAAGTCTTCGGGCCGGAGCAGGCGACCCATCTTGCGCAACTCGCTGGCCACGCCGCGAACGGCGGCCGACATGGTGATCACGCCGCCTTCGCCGGCTGCGGTGAACGCCGCCTGGACCGACGCGTTGCGGATGGTGCCGCCGCTGAGTTCGAACTGCTCGGCGAGCCAGTCGACGTCGACGTCGTCGGCCGGTGCTCCCGGCGGCAGATTCTGCCGCCAGATCGCGGCACGCTCGACCGGTCCCGGCAGCGCGAACGCGACGCGCGAGTGGATGCGGCGCAGGAACGCTTCGTCGACGTTCTTCTCGAAGTTGGTGGCCATCACCACGAGGCCGTCGTACGTCTCGAGACGCTGCAGGAGGTACGACACCTCGATGTTGGCGTACCGGTCGCGAGCGTCCTTCACCTCGGAGCGTTTGCCGAACAGCGAGTCGGCCTCGTCGAAGAACAACACCATGTTGGCGGCGCTGGCCGCGTCGAAGATCTGCTCGAGGTTCTTCTCGGTCTCGCCGATGTACTTGCTCACCACCGACGACAGGTCGAGCTTGAACACGTCGAGGCCGAGTTCGCCGGCGATGATCTCCGACGCCAGCGTCTTGCCGGTGCCCGACGGGCCCGAGAACAGTGCGACGAGCCCTCGGGACGGTGTGGCCGAGAAACCCCACTCGTCGAAGACGCGCGTCGCCATCTGATAGCGGGTGACGATGGCGCGCAGCGCGTCCATCCGGTCGGGGCTCAAGATGATGTCGTCCCAACCGCGCGTGGGCTGGATTCGCCGGGTGAGCTGTTCGAGTCGGCCGCTCGCGAGGCGACGCACAGCGGCGTCGATGTCGCCACCGCTCGACTGCAGCGACTTGGTCACTCGGTGCATCTGGTCGTACGAGAGTCGGTGCGTGCGCGGCGTGTCGGCGCCGAACGCTGCGGCCCACTCGGCGTCGCTCGGAGGTGTCGCCGCGGCGGTCACGGCGTGCCACGGTCGCGTCGGCATCTCGGCGACCGGCGGCCCGCTCGGCGCCGACACGACCCACGCGAGGTGCGTGGCCCGCTGGATCCATCGTCG contains:
- the rpe gene encoding ribulose-phosphate 3-epimerase: MTRPTLIAPSVLPADFSKLGEEVAALEAAGVDLIQWDVMDGQFVPNLTFGPDVIASARSHSTLPFEAHLMVYTPDVMAKNYIDAGCSRLIVHAEACTHLHRTLGNINELGATGAVALNPATPASAIEHVLDLIDMVLVMTVNPGFGGQAYIPTMEPKIAEVQRMLEAAGRADDVHIEVDGGIGPDTIAGAASAGANVLIAGSALFRDPEGLEHAVTDLRARAEAARA
- a CDS encoding ATP-binding protein, with the translated sequence MLGGDREGPQAPEWFAFGRDLLVAAAQSAIVAAAAAEADTTAGASPDVSLPSTTPHTDLESRAAFVSSLSSASPFATIVANAALSLPEAEVLAVLATAEADRHCQQLVASIQGDANSGRLTLGTLGDIFERGHLGALALGPESRLRCAALADVAVKGPWAGHVIELHRGVVWALIGDLSPDPGLPNAVDYHESSIDGADDIDQSGHDLVVVNGSDPMRRRQIGAQAAFGSRFVCATVTPDTTDETWAAMVREATITGQGIIVEADSSLPEIGRRWIQRATHLAWVVSAPSGPPVAEMPTRPWHAVTAAATPPSDAEWAAAFGADTPRTHRLSYDQMHRVTKSLQSSGGDIDAAVRRLASGRLEQLTRRIQPTRGWDDIILSPDRMDALRAIVTRYQMATRVFDEWGFSATPSRGLVALFSGPSGTGKTLASEIIAGELGLDVFKLDLSSVVSKYIGETEKNLEQIFDAASAANMVLFFDEADSLFGKRSEVKDARDRYANIEVSYLLQRLETYDGLVVMATNFEKNVDEAFLRRIHSRVAFALPGPVERAAIWRQNLPPGAPADDVDVDWLAEQFELSGGTIRNASVQAAFTAAGEGGVITMSAAVRGVASELRKMGRLLRPEDFGEHFDLLDT